The Methylorubrum populi genome contains a region encoding:
- a CDS encoding DUF6429 family protein, with product MGSYEDLDRTHDLDRIDDTVLALLQLTLHDGVRAWKGHSWDVLGRLHAKGLIDDPVGKAKSVWLTPEGQERSAALFEELFARSQA from the coding sequence ATGGGATCTTACGAAGACCTTGATCGAACCCACGACCTCGACCGGATCGACGATACGGTGCTGGCCCTCCTTCAACTCACGCTGCACGACGGCGTCCGAGCCTGGAAGGGCCATTCCTGGGACGTGCTGGGCCGGCTCCACGCCAAGGGGCTGATCGACGACCCCGTCGGCAAGGCGAAGTCGGTCTGGCTCACGCCGGAGGGCCAGGAACGCTCGGCCGCCCTGTTCGAGGAACTTTTCGCCCGCAGCCAGGCATGA